The stretch of DNA ATTCACTCAGCTCTATCTCCCTGTTCAGATGATGATATGACGCCAAACAATATTGTCAATATGGCTCTTTTGAAGGGGTTAGATGTTATAGCTGTTACAGACCATAACTCTTGCAAAAATTTACCTGCAATTATGAATTTAGCCAAGCAAAACGATTTGTTGGTTGTTCCAGGAATGGAGCTTCAAACCAAGGAAGAGGTTCATGTATTGTGTCTTTTTACAACTTTAGAAGATGCTATTAAGTTTCAGGATATTGTTTACAAAAGATTGCCAAACATGAAGAACAATCCGGAACTGTTTGGCAATCAACTGATTTTTAATGAAGAAGATGAAGTAGAAGGAACAGAAGATATAATGCTTTTAAATTCAGCAGATATAGATTTTGATGAGGCTTTTAAATTGGTAAATGAACTTAAGGGAGCTTTTATTCCCTGCCATATTGATAAGGATACATTTAGCGTTATATCAAACCTTGGTTTCGTGCCCGAATATTTAAAAATAAACACAGTTGAAGTTGCGAATGCTAACAAATACGAAAAATATATTGCAGCAGGTATTATTAGAAAAAAATATAAAGTAATAAAGAATTCGGATTCTCATTTTCTTGGGAAGATTAGTGAACGAGAAAACTTTATATATGTAAAAAGTAAAACTATAGAGGCAGTATTGGAAGAATTAAGATAGAAATTGGTTTATTTTTCATTCATGCAAATGCAAACGATTGCATTTGCTTTGATTTTATATTAAAATAATAATTAGATTATTTTAAAGGGGGAAAACCGATGAATAATTTACCAAAAGTAGCATATTTTTGTATGGAATATGGACTAAACGCAAAGTTTAAAATCTATTCAGGAGGTCTTGGAATTTTAGCTGGGGACATACTAAAGGCCGCATATGACTTGAAAGTTCCTATGGTAGGAATAGGCATTAAATGGAAACAGGGTTATGTAGACCAGTATATTTCAGAAGATGGTAGGACTGTTGATACATACAGAGAATACAATTATGATTTTTTAGAAGACACTGGAGTAACAGTAGAAGTAAAGATTAAGGAATCTAATTACAAGCTAAAGGTTTGGAAAGTAGAGCAGTTCAATAATGTTCCACTTTATCTTTTAGACGCAGATGTCGATGGAAATGAAAACAGATTGATAACTTCTCAGCTATATGGTTGGTTTTCAGAAGAAAGAGTTGCACAGGAGATTATACTAGGTGTTGGTGGAGTTAAAGCGCTAAGAAAACTTGGGATAAAGATTGATGTTTATCACTTTAATGATAATCATCCAGTTTTTGCGGGACTTGAATTAATTAGAGAAAAAATGAATAAAGGATTGAATTTTAATGAAGCTTTAGATAAAACTCGTGATGAAATTGTATTCACAACTCACACTCCTGTTCCTGCTGGAAACGAAGTTCACTCGCACAGATTGCTTGAATATATGGGAGCCTATTTGAACCTTGACTATTGGCATATGAAAAGATTAGGTGGAGACCCATTCAGCATGACGGTTGCTGCACTTAGGATGAGCAGAATATCCAACGGTGTTGCTCAGCTTCACAAAGAAACAGCAAATGAAATGTGGAGAAATGTTGAAGGAGCTTCAAATATTATTGGAATTACAAATGGAGTTCACAACGGAACATGGCAGGATAATAGAATTGTTGAAGCGTATAATAAAGGAAATGGTTTATTGGAGGTTCACAATACAATCAAGAAGGAGCTTATAGAATATGTTGAAAGGAAAACAGGTGTTAAACTTGATGCTGAAAAACTATTAATAGGATTTGCAAGAAGAGCAGCACCATATAAAAGAAGCAATTTGATTTTCAGCGACGAAAAGCTAATTGCGCCATATTTAGAGAGCGGTAAAGTTCAGATAATATTTGCAGGAAAGGCACATCCAAACGACTATACAGGCAAAGGAATAATATCAGATATAGTAAAATATGCCAAAAAATATCCAAATAGCGTAGTTTTCCTACAAAATTATGACATGGAAATAGGTGCTATGCTGACAAGAGGCTGTGATATATGGCTGAACAATCCAAGAAGACCGCAGGAGGCATCAGGAACATCTGGGATGAAGGCTGCTATGAATGGAGTATTAAACTGCAGCATACTTGACGGTTGGTGGCCGGAAGCCTGCCTTCACGGTGAAAATGGATGGCAGTTTGGAGATGGCCTTGGAGTAGATGATTTTAAAACTCTTGAGGAACTTGATGAGCACGATGCAAAATCGCTTTATAGAGTTTTATTAGAAGAAGTTGTGCCAACTTATTATGAGAACAAAATAAAATGGGAAGAGATGATGAGAAAAAGCATAGAAACTACAAAGGAAAAATTCTCAGCTGCAAGGATGGTAAATGAATACTATAAATTGATGTATACAAAGTAGTTTATTTCCCCATAAGTGATTAAATAATCTTTAAATCATTTATGGGGTTTATTATTTAAAGATGAACTATTAAAAATAGTTGTAATAAGAAGGGGCTTTTGTTAGAATATTATAAAACTGATGGGTGGTGATAATTTGAAGATTAGGAGCGGTTGCCCGAGGGATTGCTACAGCGGTTGTTCATTGATACTTGAAATTGAGGACGGTAGAATAAAAAATATTGATGGTGACCCATTAAATAGAGCAACTCAAGGATTGATATGCATCAAAGGAAAATCATATTTAGAAAGAAATTATGGCAAGCAACGATTGAGGTATCCTCTTAAGAGAATTGGAAAAAGAGGGGAAAACAATTTCAAAAGAATTGTTTGGGAAGAAGCGATAAGTGAAATTTGTGATAATATAGAAAATTATCAAAAGTATTCTCCAAGGTCCATTTTGTTTTATAAAGGTTCAGGTGAAATAGGAACGGTAAGCAAAGGGGCCTACGGTTTTTGGAATCAACTTAATGGATATACAACAACATATGGTGATTTGTGCTTTTCGGCAGGAGTAGAGGCGACTATTCAAACCTATGGTAGGGCGATTCATAATGCTCCTTGGGACATTGAAAACGCAAAATCAATATTAGTGTGGGGAAAAAATACTGCTGAGACAAATTTTCAGGAAATGCTTTTAATAAAAAAGGCTAAATCCAATGGCGCAAAATTAATTGTAATAGACCCAGTAAAGACAAAAACAGCTAAAGAAGCAGACATATACATTCAAATAGAGCCTGAAACAGATATTTATTTAGCATTAGGAATTGCAAACTACATATTAAATAATAATTTAGCTGATTTAGATTTCATTAGTAAGTATACGTATGGTTTTGAAGAATTTAAGAAATCTATTAAAAATTACGATATAGATTTGGTGACTGAAAAGTGTAAAATTTCAAAGGCAGAGTTCGAGAGTATAATAAAAATTATATGCAACAACAAACCATTTAAATTGATTTGCGGGCTTGGAATTCAAAGAAGAAAAAACGGCGGACAAACAGTTAGAGCAATTTCATTAATTCCAGCAATACTTGGAAGTATTGGAATAAGGGGTGGAGGATTCAACTACGCCAATCTATCAGCTCCAAAACTAATATGGCCAATAAAATACGAAACTCCAAAGGATGTAGACTACATTCATGTTGCAGAATTAGGAAAAGGAATTAAAGAAAAAAATATCAAGATGGCTTTTATTCAGGCTGCTAATCCTGTTATTTCAAACCCAGATACTATTGAGATAATAGATGCCTTTAATAATATGGAGTTTGTAGTTGTGATAGATAACTACATGAGTGCCACAGCAAAATATGCGGATATAGTTTTACCTGCTGCAGCTACCTTTGAATATTTTGATATATTTAAATCATACTGGCACCCCTACGTTATTCTCATTGATAAAGCTCACGAGCCGCTTGATGAGTGCAAACATGAAAGTGAAATATATAGAATGATGGCTAGCAAATTAAAGCTTGAAGTGGATTTAATTCCTGCTAATAATGAAGAATTAATAAATAGAATATTGGAGGCTTCAAACATTAATGCAACAATTGACGACTTAAGAAAAGTCCCTTTTTTGGACCAAAATTATAATGAGATAGCATTTGAGGATAAGCATTTTAATACTGTTACTGGTAAAATACAATTCAAATCAAAGACTATGAAAAAATGGAAGCAAAGCGTTATACCTGAGGCAAGTGGAATGGAAACAAATAATGAATATCCATTTAATATTATTTCATACCATAGTTACGAAAAAATAAACTCACAGTATTCGGATATTGATAGAATAAGAAAAATTACTGGAGCGCCGAAGGTTTTAATTAATGAAATGGATGCAGAAGAAAAAGGCATATTAAATGATGATAAAGTATTGATTTATAATGCAAATGGAAGTATAACGGCAACAGCGTATTTAACTAATGACGTTAAACGAGGCACCATTTCTATTCCATTTGGATATTTATTAGAAGATGGTGCAAATGTTAATACTCTATTAAAACCACAAATAACAGACATCGGAAATGGAACTGTTTTTCATAGCCTTCGTGTTGATTTTAAAAAATATTGATTTAATAGAAAGTGCAATGTATTTTTTCATGGCACTTTCTATTTTTTGTGTTTAGAAAACGAATAAATGGAAATAATTAAAATAAAACCAATTTGGTGGTGATATCATGAAGGATAGTGAAAAACTGGTTTTATTTAGACAATATATGCTAAACAAAGGGATAGACAGGGAAAAGGTGGAATACAACGTAAAGGTTGTTAACTACTTTGTTAACACAGTTCTTTTTTTCTTTGATGAGACCTTGGAAAGTTTTGATAGTTTTACATTCGATGAATTTACTGACAAAATAACATTAATAGATGAAGAGTTAGGCGGAAGAGAAGGAATAAAGGATATTTTATCGGCCATGAGATTATTGACAGAGTTTTTAAAAGATTATAAGTTCATTAAGGGTGGCAAGATAGCTTTTTACAAAAGAATGTTTGAAAAAGAGGAATATTACCTACAGAAATACGATATGCTTAAAGGCAAAAAAAGCCAGGCTAAAGAAATAATAAAAAATGTTTTAAATGAAGAGTTTTCTAAAAAAATAATTAGTATTGCCGAAGATATCAATGTTGGTGAATTTGAAACAATGCTAATAATTGATAAGATACTTAACGATATTCCTTTTTCAGAGGATTTTGATGAAGAAAAGGTTCAACATGTAAAAAAAATGCTACACAACTTAGAATTGATAGAATTGAAAAAAACAAATTACAATGTAACTAGATTAGGAAGAATGTTATCTAGGTTAGAATC from Caloramator mitchellensis encodes:
- the glgP gene encoding alpha-glucan family phosphorylase, whose protein sequence is MNNLPKVAYFCMEYGLNAKFKIYSGGLGILAGDILKAAYDLKVPMVGIGIKWKQGYVDQYISEDGRTVDTYREYNYDFLEDTGVTVEVKIKESNYKLKVWKVEQFNNVPLYLLDADVDGNENRLITSQLYGWFSEERVAQEIILGVGGVKALRKLGIKIDVYHFNDNHPVFAGLELIREKMNKGLNFNEALDKTRDEIVFTTHTPVPAGNEVHSHRLLEYMGAYLNLDYWHMKRLGGDPFSMTVAALRMSRISNGVAQLHKETANEMWRNVEGASNIIGITNGVHNGTWQDNRIVEAYNKGNGLLEVHNTIKKELIEYVERKTGVKLDAEKLLIGFARRAAPYKRSNLIFSDEKLIAPYLESGKVQIIFAGKAHPNDYTGKGIISDIVKYAKKYPNSVVFLQNYDMEIGAMLTRGCDIWLNNPRRPQEASGTSGMKAAMNGVLNCSILDGWWPEACLHGENGWQFGDGLGVDDFKTLEELDEHDAKSLYRVLLEEVVPTYYENKIKWEEMMRKSIETTKEKFSAARMVNEYYKLMYTK
- a CDS encoding molybdopterin-containing oxidoreductase family protein, yielding MKIRSGCPRDCYSGCSLILEIEDGRIKNIDGDPLNRATQGLICIKGKSYLERNYGKQRLRYPLKRIGKRGENNFKRIVWEEAISEICDNIENYQKYSPRSILFYKGSGEIGTVSKGAYGFWNQLNGYTTTYGDLCFSAGVEATIQTYGRAIHNAPWDIENAKSILVWGKNTAETNFQEMLLIKKAKSNGAKLIVIDPVKTKTAKEADIYIQIEPETDIYLALGIANYILNNNLADLDFISKYTYGFEEFKKSIKNYDIDLVTEKCKISKAEFESIIKIICNNKPFKLICGLGIQRRKNGGQTVRAISLIPAILGSIGIRGGGFNYANLSAPKLIWPIKYETPKDVDYIHVAELGKGIKEKNIKMAFIQAANPVISNPDTIEIIDAFNNMEFVVVIDNYMSATAKYADIVLPAAATFEYFDIFKSYWHPYVILIDKAHEPLDECKHESEIYRMMASKLKLEVDLIPANNEELINRILEASNINATIDDLRKVPFLDQNYNEIAFEDKHFNTVTGKIQFKSKTMKKWKQSVIPEASGMETNNEYPFNIISYHSYEKINSQYSDIDRIRKITGAPKVLINEMDAEEKGILNDDKVLIYNANGSITATAYLTNDVKRGTISIPFGYLLEDGANVNTLLKPQITDIGNGTVFHSLRVDFKKY
- a CDS encoding PHP domain-containing protein; its protein translation is MKLYYDLHIHSALSPCSDDDMTPNNIVNMALLKGLDVIAVTDHNSCKNLPAIMNLAKQNDLLVVPGMELQTKEEVHVLCLFTTLEDAIKFQDIVYKRLPNMKNNPELFGNQLIFNEEDEVEGTEDIMLLNSADIDFDEAFKLVNELKGAFIPCHIDKDTFSVISNLGFVPEYLKINTVEVANANKYEKYIAAGIIRKKYKVIKNSDSHFLGKISERENFIYVKSKTIEAVLEELR